A region of Streptomyces sp. NBC_01267 DNA encodes the following proteins:
- a CDS encoding TIGR03767 family metallophosphoesterase, with the protein MSRIRSAAAALDRRTFLVATGAVGVSAGAAAALGTGSGASAAPAPAEAPAPAVPAAARRAPAPAAPSGAGTTLLTAATPRTGHPGSGYRRLGDGPGWARVVRPQLAAPRAGRATRRTVLSAFVQLTDLHLTDVQHPVRGEFLRPADPAAWRPQEALTVPGAVSLIERVNALRGGPATGEPLAFVMTTGDNTDNNSRAELDWFLNVMSGGRITPDTGDPHRYEGVQASGLRQFWHPDAALRDMDKQRGFPHIEGFLAAAVRSVNSPGLRMPWYSTVGNHDSLTSGSMAPRGRFLADFAVGGRKLYEIPQAEARAQLAADQRNGDYDGSHFAALMRRHAKNLRPVTPDETRAPFTPREYLTAHLDPAHAGAGPVGHGYTRADLDSGTLYYTFRIADGVLGVSLDTTGRGGHFTGTLGTTQLRWLERTLKDHADDHVIVFSHHNSWTITNTHPDPAHPGDGHHSGEEVVALLKRHRNALAWINGHSHRNKIQPHGSFWEITTASHIDFPQLARVFELVDNKDGTLSLFTTLVESAAPHRTDFTDLSQTGLAALYRELSSNAPGARTDLSGGAGDRNTELVLKKR; encoded by the coding sequence ATGTCACGCATACGCTCCGCAGCCGCCGCACTCGACCGCCGTACCTTCCTCGTCGCCACCGGAGCGGTCGGCGTCTCGGCCGGTGCCGCCGCGGCCCTGGGCACCGGCAGCGGCGCCTCGGCCGCCCCCGCTCCGGCCGAGGCGCCGGCGCCCGCCGTACCCGCCGCCGCCCGCCGGGCCCCCGCCCCGGCCGCGCCCTCGGGGGCCGGCACCACCCTGCTCACCGCGGCGACGCCCCGCACCGGCCACCCGGGCAGCGGTTACCGGCGGCTGGGAGACGGCCCCGGCTGGGCCCGCGTCGTACGCCCGCAGCTCGCCGCTCCCCGGGCGGGCCGCGCCACCCGGCGTACCGTACTCAGCGCCTTCGTGCAGCTGACCGATCTGCATCTCACCGACGTCCAGCACCCGGTACGCGGCGAGTTCCTGCGCCCCGCCGACCCCGCCGCCTGGCGCCCCCAGGAAGCCCTCACCGTGCCCGGCGCGGTCTCTCTGATCGAACGCGTCAACGCCCTGCGCGGCGGCCCCGCCACCGGCGAGCCGCTGGCCTTCGTGATGACCACCGGGGACAACACGGACAACAACTCGCGGGCCGAACTCGACTGGTTCCTCAATGTGATGAGCGGCGGGCGCATCACCCCCGACACCGGCGACCCGCACCGCTACGAAGGCGTACAGGCCTCGGGCCTCCGGCAGTTCTGGCACCCGGACGCCGCGCTGCGCGACATGGACAAGCAGCGCGGCTTCCCGCACATCGAGGGCTTCCTCGCGGCGGCCGTCCGGTCCGTCAACAGCCCCGGCCTGCGCATGCCCTGGTACTCGACCGTCGGCAACCACGACTCGCTCACCAGCGGCTCCATGGCACCCCGTGGCCGCTTCCTCGCCGACTTCGCGGTCGGCGGGCGGAAGCTGTACGAGATCCCGCAGGCGGAGGCGCGGGCGCAGCTCGCGGCCGACCAGAGGAACGGCGACTACGACGGCAGCCACTTCGCCGCCCTGATGCGCCGCCACGCCAAGAACCTGCGCCCCGTCACCCCGGACGAGACCCGCGCTCCCTTCACACCGCGCGAGTACCTGACCGCGCACCTCGACCCGGCGCACGCGGGGGCGGGCCCGGTGGGGCACGGCTACACGCGGGCCGACCTCGACAGCGGCACCCTCTACTACACGTTCCGCATCGCCGACGGCGTCCTGGGCGTCAGCCTGGACACCACCGGGCGCGGCGGCCACTTCACCGGCACCCTGGGCACCACCCAACTGCGCTGGCTGGAGCGGACGCTGAAGGACCACGCCGACGACCACGTCATCGTCTTCAGCCACCACAACAGCTGGACCATCACCAACACCCACCCCGACCCCGCCCACCCCGGCGACGGCCACCACTCCGGCGAGGAGGTCGTGGCGCTGCTGAAGCGCCACCGCAACGCGCTCGCCTGGATCAACGGCCACAGCCACCGCAACAAGATCCAGCCGCACGGCTCCTTCTGGGAGATCACCACCGCGTCGCACATCGACTTCCCCCAGCTCGCCCGGGTCTTCGAGCTGGTGGACAACAAGGACGGCACGCTCTCCCTCTTCACCACCCTCGTCGAGTCCGCGGCGCCGCACCGCACCGACTTCACCGATCTCTCGCAGACCGGGCTGGCCGCGCTCTACCGCGAACTGTCGTCCAACGCGCCGGGCGCCCGCACGGACCTCTCGGGCGGCGCGGGCGACCGCAACACCGAACTGGTCCTGAAGAAGCGCTGA
- a CDS encoding NUDIX hydrolase translates to MNKELRVAAYAVCVRDEQILLARWVARDGEKHWTLPGGGMDHAEDPLDTVVREVDEETGYACEPVRLLGIDSITRHYPRRLGTFADFHGLRIVYEGRITGGELRPETDGSTDLAAWHPLDAIDDLDRVELVDVGLALWREQPPVGRIGRTAG, encoded by the coding sequence ATGAACAAGGAGCTGAGGGTGGCGGCCTACGCCGTCTGCGTGCGCGACGAACAGATCCTGCTGGCCCGCTGGGTGGCACGGGACGGCGAGAAGCACTGGACGCTGCCCGGCGGCGGTATGGACCACGCCGAGGACCCCCTCGACACGGTCGTCCGCGAGGTCGACGAGGAGACCGGCTACGCCTGCGAGCCGGTCCGGCTCCTCGGCATCGACTCGATCACCCGGCACTACCCGCGCAGACTCGGCACCTTCGCGGACTTCCACGGGCTGCGCATCGTCTACGAGGGCCGGATCACCGGCGGCGAGCTGCGGCCCGAGACCGACGGCTCCACGGATCTCGCCGCCTGGCACCCGCTGGACGCGATCGACGACCTGGACCGGGTCGAACTGGTCGACGTGGGGCTGGCGTTGTGGCGCGAGCAGCCGCCGGTCGGACGGATCGGCCGCACCGCGGGGTGA
- a CDS encoding S8 family serine peptidase, with amino-acid sequence MQMTLEFPGSITRARRTARVAAAAGVVLALAASAAGPAFAAGQDGPAPSPVKSVKSAGATSGKLGAADAQLLGQAEAEGTKSVTVMVATAPGATAQVRKQFDGVPGAVVGRTDDKLGYVRATLPTPRAGSAIKAAEKLSSVHGIDLKQEIQLDDPTPAGDTAKGAKSKATTGTYAAPGRNTPARNPYNPSFETGAVDFVKQHPKSDGRGVTIGILDSGVDLGHPALQKTSTGERKVVDWVTSTDPVGDGDGTWLRMNSPVKGSVFTAEGRTWKAPAGSYQFKLFAEKVTVGGDEAGDLNRDGDTTDTWGVLYDPVAGTVRVDLNDNGDFTDDVAMKPYKDTFQVGYFGKDDPATQVAERVPFVVEIRKNVVHDAAGDTSDYVNIGVIQSEHGTHVAGITAANGLFGGKMNGAAPGAKIVSSRACTWSGGCTNVALTEGMMDLVVNRGVDIVNMSIGGLPALNDGSSARDELYKRLIDTYGVQLVISAGNEGPGLNTIGDPGLADHVISVGATISKETWAANYGSGVTKKNDMMPFSSRGPREDGGFTPTLSAPGAAINSTQTWLPGSPVKEAGYALPAGYSMLQGTSMASPQATGASALLLSAAKQKHIELPPADLRTALTSTATHIKGVPAHAEGAGLINIVGAWDQITKGAKGHRAAAHEYTVKAPVDTALSYALKTPGFGTGIYDREGGLKAGQTKTYPVTVVRTTGPDKAVTHKVSLKNNDGTFKLTGSGQVALPLGKPVTVKVQAKPASAGVHSAILQLDDKNTLGVDQQILATVIVAKPLAKPSYTFTASGSVQRNSTTSYFVTVPEGAKALEVGMGALRSGSQTRFISIHPYGVAVDDTGTPSCYPNYDNPANTCRPDLRSYADPAPGVWEIEVEARRTSPYLDNPYKLDVALLGAAFDPAVQTLPEVKVGTPAPVEWKVGNGFAAIDGTLKGGPLGSSKSDTPTIEQGATRTTTVTIGAGVDRLDVAIGHTSDTGADLDLYVYKGATQVGSSATGGSEESVSLLKPAAGTYTIEVDAYAVPAGSTSYDYRDVYFAPSLGTVEVDETKAVKLPAGASTGVGARIIAAGAAPEGREFFGQVQLLNARGTVAGTGSVQIAKVTP; translated from the coding sequence ATGCAGATGACCCTCGAATTCCCCGGCTCCATAACCCGGGCAAGACGCACGGCCCGTGTCGCCGCTGCTGCGGGCGTGGTGCTCGCCCTGGCCGCCTCAGCCGCCGGGCCCGCGTTCGCCGCAGGTCAGGACGGTCCCGCACCGTCCCCCGTGAAGTCCGTCAAGTCCGCAGGGGCCACTTCCGGCAAGCTCGGCGCGGCCGACGCGCAACTGCTCGGCCAGGCCGAGGCGGAGGGCACCAAGTCCGTCACGGTGATGGTCGCCACCGCGCCGGGAGCCACCGCGCAGGTGCGCAAGCAGTTCGACGGCGTCCCCGGCGCGGTCGTCGGCAGGACCGACGACAAGCTGGGCTACGTACGGGCGACACTGCCCACCCCCCGGGCGGGCTCCGCCATCAAGGCGGCCGAGAAGCTCTCCTCCGTCCACGGGATCGACCTCAAGCAGGAGATCCAGCTGGACGACCCGACACCGGCCGGGGACACCGCGAAGGGCGCCAAGTCCAAGGCGACGACCGGGACCTACGCGGCGCCGGGCAGGAACACGCCCGCCAGGAACCCGTACAACCCGTCCTTCGAGACGGGCGCGGTGGACTTCGTGAAGCAGCACCCGAAGTCCGACGGCCGCGGCGTGACCATCGGCATCCTCGACTCGGGCGTCGACCTGGGCCACCCGGCCCTGCAGAAGACCAGCACCGGCGAGCGCAAGGTCGTCGACTGGGTGACGTCCACCGACCCGGTGGGTGACGGCGACGGCACCTGGCTGCGGATGAACAGCCCGGTGAAGGGTTCGGTCTTCACCGCGGAGGGCCGCACCTGGAAGGCCCCGGCCGGTTCGTACCAGTTCAAGCTCTTCGCCGAGAAGGTCACCGTCGGCGGTGACGAGGCGGGCGACCTGAACCGGGACGGCGACACCACCGACACCTGGGGCGTGCTGTACGACCCGGTGGCCGGGACCGTGCGCGTGGACCTGAACGACAACGGCGACTTCACCGACGACGTCGCGATGAAGCCGTACAAGGACACGTTCCAGGTCGGCTACTTCGGCAAGGACGACCCGGCGACGCAGGTAGCCGAGCGCGTCCCGTTCGTCGTCGAGATCCGCAAGAACGTCGTCCACGACGCGGCCGGGGACACCTCCGACTACGTCAACATCGGCGTCATCCAGTCCGAGCACGGCACCCACGTCGCGGGCATCACCGCGGCCAACGGCCTGTTCGGCGGGAAGATGAACGGTGCCGCGCCCGGCGCGAAGATCGTCTCCTCGCGCGCCTGCACCTGGAGCGGCGGCTGCACCAACGTCGCGCTCACCGAGGGCATGATGGACCTCGTCGTCAACCGCGGCGTGGACATCGTGAACATGTCGATCGGCGGTCTGCCCGCGCTCAACGACGGCAGCAGCGCCCGCGACGAGCTGTACAAGCGCCTCATCGACACCTACGGCGTCCAGCTGGTCATCTCGGCGGGCAACGAGGGGCCCGGCCTCAACACCATCGGTGACCCGGGCCTGGCCGACCACGTGATCTCCGTCGGCGCGACCATCTCCAAGGAGACCTGGGCCGCGAACTACGGGTCCGGCGTGACGAAGAAGAACGACATGATGCCGTTCTCCTCGCGCGGCCCGCGGGAGGACGGCGGCTTCACACCGACGCTCTCCGCGCCCGGCGCCGCCATCAACTCCACCCAGACCTGGCTGCCCGGCTCCCCGGTGAAGGAGGCGGGCTACGCACTGCCCGCCGGTTACTCGATGCTCCAGGGCACCTCGATGGCCTCCCCGCAGGCCACCGGCGCGAGCGCGCTGCTGCTGTCGGCGGCGAAGCAGAAGCACATCGAGCTGCCCCCGGCCGATCTGCGGACCGCGCTGACCAGCACCGCCACCCACATCAAGGGCGTCCCGGCGCACGCCGAGGGTGCGGGCCTGATCAACATCGTCGGCGCCTGGGACCAGATCACGAAGGGCGCGAAGGGCCACCGGGCCGCCGCGCACGAGTACACCGTCAAGGCGCCGGTCGACACCGCGCTCAGCTACGCGCTGAAGACGCCCGGCTTCGGCACCGGCATCTACGACCGTGAGGGCGGGCTGAAGGCCGGGCAGACGAAGACGTACCCGGTCACCGTCGTCCGGACCACCGGGCCGGACAAGGCCGTCACGCACAAGGTCTCGCTCAAGAACAACGACGGCACCTTCAAGCTGACCGGCTCAGGCCAGGTGGCCCTGCCGCTGGGGAAGCCGGTGACCGTCAAGGTCCAGGCGAAGCCCGCGTCGGCCGGGGTGCACAGCGCCATCCTGCAGCTCGACGACAAGAACACCCTGGGCGTGGACCAGCAGATCCTGGCGACCGTGATCGTCGCCAAGCCGCTGGCGAAGCCCTCGTACACCTTCACGGCCTCCGGCTCGGTGCAGCGCAACAGCACCACGTCGTACTTCGTGACGGTGCCGGAGGGCGCGAAGGCCCTCGAGGTCGGCATGGGCGCCCTGCGCTCGGGCAGCCAGACCCGGTTCATCTCGATCCACCCCTACGGTGTGGCCGTCGACGACACCGGGACGCCCAGCTGCTACCCGAACTACGACAACCCGGCGAACACCTGCCGTCCGGACCTGCGCTCGTACGCGGACCCGGCGCCGGGCGTCTGGGAGATCGAGGTCGAGGCCCGTCGTACCTCGCCCTACCTCGACAATCCGTACAAGCTGGACGTGGCGCTGCTCGGTGCCGCCTTCGACCCGGCCGTCCAGACCCTCCCCGAGGTGAAGGTCGGCACCCCGGCCCCGGTCGAGTGGAAGGTCGGCAACGGCTTCGCCGCCATCGACGGCACGCTGAAGGGCGGCCCGCTGGGGTCGTCGAAGAGCGACACCCCGACGATCGAGCAGGGCGCGACCCGCACCACCACGGTCACCATCGGTGCGGGCGTCGACCGTCTCGACGTGGCCATCGGCCACACCTCGGACACCGGCGCGGACCTGGACCTCTACGTCTACAAGGGCGCCACGCAGGTCGGCTCGTCCGCGACCGGCGGCTCCGAGGAGTCGGTCAGCCTGCTGAAGCCGGCCGCCGGTACGTACACCATCGAGGTGGACGCGTACGCGGTGCCCGCCGGGTCCACGTCGTACGACTACCGCGATGTGTACTTCGCGCCGTCGCTCGGCACGGTCGAGGTCGACGAGACCAAGGCCGTGAAGCTGCCCGCCGGGGCCTCGACCGGGGTCGGCGCCCGGATCATCGCCGCGGGCGCGGCTCCCGAGGGGCGCGAGTTCTTCGGCCAGGTGCAGTTGCTGAACGCCCGCGGCACGGTCGCGGGGACCGGCAGCGTCCAGATCGCGAAGGTCACACCGTAA
- a CDS encoding aspartate-semialdehyde dehydrogenase codes for MRVGIVGATGQVGTVMRKILAERNFPVTELRLFASARSAGTTLAWQSKGITVEDASTADYSGLDIVLFSAGGATSKVLAEKVAAQGAVVIDNSSAWRLDPEVPLVVSEVNPHAIAHRPKGIIANPNCTTMAAMPVLRPLHTEAGLEALVVATYQAVSGSGLSGVAELHGQASKVITDADRLTHDGGAVDFPEPAVYKRPIAFNVLPLAGGIVDDGSFETDEEQKLRNESRKILEIPELKVSGTCVRVPVFSGHSLQINARFARPLSVERAYELLAEAPGVEVSEIPTPLQAAGSDPAYVGRIRRDETVENGLALFVSNDNLRKGAALNAVQIAELVAAELQG; via the coding sequence GTGAGGGTCGGAATCGTCGGAGCCACCGGTCAGGTCGGCACAGTCATGCGGAAGATCCTCGCCGAGCGGAACTTCCCGGTCACCGAGCTGCGGCTGTTCGCCTCCGCGCGCTCCGCGGGCACCACGCTCGCCTGGCAGAGCAAGGGCATCACCGTCGAGGACGCGTCGACGGCCGACTACTCGGGCCTGGACATCGTGCTCTTCTCCGCCGGTGGCGCCACCTCGAAGGTGCTCGCCGAGAAGGTCGCCGCCCAGGGCGCCGTCGTGATCGACAACTCGTCCGCCTGGCGCCTCGACCCGGAAGTGCCGCTGGTGGTCTCCGAGGTCAACCCGCACGCGATCGCGCACCGCCCCAAGGGCATCATCGCCAACCCGAACTGCACGACCATGGCCGCCATGCCCGTGCTGCGCCCGCTGCACACCGAGGCCGGTCTCGAAGCGCTGGTCGTCGCCACCTACCAGGCCGTCTCCGGCTCGGGTCTGTCCGGTGTCGCCGAACTGCACGGCCAGGCGTCCAAGGTGATCACCGACGCGGACCGGCTGACCCACGACGGCGGCGCGGTGGACTTCCCCGAACCCGCCGTCTACAAGCGCCCGATCGCCTTCAACGTGCTGCCGCTGGCCGGCGGGATCGTCGACGACGGTTCCTTCGAGACGGACGAGGAGCAGAAGCTCCGCAACGAGTCCCGCAAGATCCTGGAGATCCCGGAGCTGAAGGTCTCCGGCACCTGCGTCCGGGTCCCGGTCTTCTCCGGACACTCCCTCCAGATCAACGCCCGCTTCGCGCGCCCGCTGTCGGTGGAGCGGGCCTACGAGCTGCTGGCGGAGGCGCCGGGCGTGGAGGTCTCCGAGATCCCCACCCCGCTCCAGGCGGCCGGTTCCGACCCCGCGTACGTGGGCCGGATCCGCCGGGACGAGACCGTGGAGAACGGCCTCGCCCTCTTCGTCTCCAACGACAACCTCCGCAAGGGCGCGGCGCTGAACGCCGTCCAGATCGCGGAGCTGGTGGCCGCGGAACTCCAGGGCTGA
- the pepN gene encoding aminopeptidase N, protein MPGTNLTREEAQERARLLTVDAYTIDLDLSGAQEGGTYRSATTVRFESAEAGAATFIDLVAPAVHEVVLNGEALDASAVFQDSRIALSGLLAGENELRVVADCAYTNTGEGLHRFVDPVDDQAYLYTQFEVPDARRVFASFEQPDLKATFQFTVKAPQGWTVISNSPTPEPEDHVWRFEPTPRISTYITALIVGPYHSVHSSYEKDGKSVPLGIYCRPSLAEFLDSDAIFDVTRQGFDWFQEKFDYDYPFAKYDQLFVPEFNAGAMENAGAVTIRDQYVFRSKVTDAAYETRAETILHELAHMWFGDLVTMEWWNDLWLNESFATYTSIACLAYAPGSKWPQSWTTFANSMKTWAYRQDQLPSTHPIMADITDLDDVLVNFDGITYAKGASVLKQLVAYVGMDAFFQGVQAYFKQHAFGNTRLSDLLGALEKTSGRDLKAWSKAWLETAGINILRPEIEVDGAGHVTSFAVRQEAPALPAGAKGEPTLRPHRIAIGCYDLDGSGKLVRTNRIELDVDGERTEVPFPPNTPRPAVILLNDDDLSYAKVRLDEESLRVVTAHLGDFTESLPRALSWASAWDMTRDGELATRDYLALVLSGISKETDIGVVQSLHRQVKMALDLYADPAGREAGLTRWTDATLAHLRSSDAGSDHQLAWARAFADTARTPLQLDLLVGLLEGTESVEGLAVDTELRWAFVHRLAAVGRFDEEEIAGELVRDRTSAGERHAASARAARPTEAAKAEAWASVVESDQLPNAVQEAVIGGFVQTDQRELLAPYTEKYFSAVKKVWDSRSHEMAQQVAVGLYPSLQVSQETLDATDTWLASAEPSAALRRLISESRSGVERALRAQAADAGAATA, encoded by the coding sequence GTGCCTGGCACGAATCTGACCCGCGAAGAGGCGCAGGAGCGGGCGCGCCTGCTCACCGTGGACGCGTACACGATCGACCTCGATCTGAGCGGGGCGCAGGAGGGTGGCACCTACCGGTCCGCGACCACCGTGCGCTTCGAGTCCGCCGAGGCCGGGGCCGCCACCTTCATCGACCTGGTCGCGCCCGCGGTGCACGAAGTGGTACTGAACGGCGAGGCGCTGGACGCCTCCGCGGTCTTCCAGGACTCGCGGATCGCGCTGTCCGGGCTGCTCGCCGGGGAGAACGAGCTGCGGGTCGTCGCCGACTGCGCGTACACCAACACCGGTGAGGGGCTGCACCGCTTCGTCGACCCGGTCGACGACCAGGCGTACCTCTACACGCAGTTCGAGGTCCCGGACGCGCGGCGGGTCTTCGCCAGCTTCGAGCAGCCCGACCTGAAGGCGACCTTCCAGTTCACCGTGAAGGCCCCGCAGGGCTGGACCGTGATCTCCAACTCGCCGACGCCGGAACCCGAGGACCACGTCTGGCGGTTCGAGCCGACGCCGCGCATCTCGACGTACATCACCGCGCTGATCGTCGGTCCGTACCACTCGGTGCACAGCAGCTACGAGAAGGACGGGAAGTCCGTCCCCCTCGGCATCTACTGCCGCCCCTCGCTGGCCGAGTTCCTGGACTCCGACGCGATCTTCGACGTCACGCGGCAGGGCTTCGACTGGTTCCAGGAGAAGTTCGACTACGACTACCCGTTCGCCAAGTACGACCAGCTCTTCGTGCCGGAGTTCAACGCCGGGGCCATGGAGAACGCGGGCGCGGTGACCATCCGCGACCAGTACGTGTTCCGTTCCAAGGTCACCGACGCGGCCTACGAGACGCGCGCCGAGACGATCCTGCACGAGCTCGCGCACATGTGGTTCGGCGACCTCGTCACCATGGAGTGGTGGAACGACCTGTGGCTGAACGAGTCGTTCGCCACGTACACCTCGATCGCCTGCCTGGCGTACGCGCCGGGTTCGAAGTGGCCGCAGTCGTGGACGACGTTCGCCAACTCGATGAAGACCTGGGCCTACCGCCAGGACCAGCTGCCCTCCACGCACCCGATCATGGCCGACATCACCGACCTGGACGACGTCCTGGTCAACTTCGACGGCATCACGTACGCCAAGGGCGCCTCGGTGCTCAAGCAGCTCGTCGCCTACGTCGGGATGGACGCGTTCTTCCAGGGCGTGCAGGCGTACTTCAAGCAGCATGCCTTCGGCAACACCCGGCTCTCCGACCTGCTGGGCGCACTGGAGAAGACCTCCGGGCGTGACCTGAAGGCCTGGTCGAAGGCGTGGCTGGAGACCGCGGGGATCAACATCCTGCGCCCGGAGATCGAGGTCGACGGCGCCGGTCATGTCACCTCGTTCGCCGTGCGGCAGGAGGCGCCCGCGCTGCCCGCCGGCGCCAAGGGCGAGCCGACGCTGCGCCCGCACCGCATCGCGATCGGCTGCTACGACCTGGACGGGAGCGGCAAGCTCGTCCGTACGAACCGCATCGAGCTGGACGTGGACGGCGAGCGCACCGAGGTGCCGTTCCCGCCGAACACGCCGCGCCCCGCGGTGATCCTGCTCAACGACGACGACCTGTCGTACGCCAAGGTGCGCCTGGACGAGGAGTCGCTGCGGGTCGTCACCGCGCACCTCGGGGACTTCACCGAGTCGCTGCCGCGCGCGCTGTCCTGGGCCTCCGCCTGGGACATGACCCGCGACGGCGAGCTCGCCACCCGTGACTACCTGGCGCTCGTCCTCTCCGGCATCTCCAAGGAGACGGACATCGGCGTCGTCCAGTCGCTGCACCGTCAGGTGAAGATGGCGCTGGACCTGTACGCGGACCCGGCCGGGCGCGAGGCGGGGCTGACCCGGTGGACCGACGCGACGCTGGCGCACCTGCGGTCCTCCGACGCGGGCAGCGACCACCAGCTGGCGTGGGCGCGTGCCTTCGCCGATACGGCGCGTACGCCGCTCCAGCTCGATCTGCTGGTCGGGCTGCTCGAAGGCACCGAGTCGGTCGAGGGGCTGGCCGTCGACACCGAGCTGCGCTGGGCGTTCGTCCACCGGCTGGCCGCTGTCGGGCGGTTCGACGAGGAGGAGATCGCCGGCGAGCTGGTGCGTGACCGGACCTCGGCGGGTGAGCGGCACGCGGCGAGCGCCCGTGCCGCGCGTCCGACGGAGGCCGCGAAGGCGGAGGCCTGGGCCTCCGTCGTCGAGTCGGACCAGCTGCCCAACGCCGTGCAGGAAGCGGTCATCGGGGGCTTCGTGCAGACCGACCAGCGCGAGCTGCTCGCCCCGTACACGGAGAAGTACTTCTCGGCGGTCAAGAAGGTCTGGGACTCCCGCAGCCACGAGATGGCCCAGCAGGTCGCGGTGGGTCTCTACCCGTCGCTCCAGGTGTCGCAGGAGACGCTGGACGCCACCGACACGTGGCTGGCCTCGGCCGAACCGAGCGCCGCGCTGCGGCGGTTGATCTCCGAGTCGCGGTCCGGCGTGGAGCGGGCGCTCCGGGCGCAGGCCGCCGACGCGGGTGCGGCGACGGCGTAA
- the alc gene encoding allantoicase, producing MTSTDAANAQDPHANDAAPYGGGDPYADYRVGDFPFTELVDLADRRLGAGVVAANDEFFAERENLLVRERAVFDPERFGHKGKIMDGWETRRRRGTAEAPFPAPGEHDWALVRLGAPGVIRGIIVDTAHFRGNYPQRVSVQAAAVEGSPSPEELLADDVKWEEIVPETPVRGHAANGFEITDDRRWTHVRLCQHPDGGVARLRVHGEVVPDPAWLELLSTVDLISVLNGGTYEDASDRFYSSPTQIILPGTSRKMDDGWENRRRRVRHTNDWVRFRLAAQGAVRAVEIDTAYLKGNAAGWIALSGRDGETGEWFEILPRTRLQPDTSHRFPLDTEAVVTHVRLDAFPDGGVARMRLHGTFTAAGIAELRSRY from the coding sequence ATGACTTCCACCGACGCAGCGAACGCCCAGGACCCGCACGCGAACGACGCCGCCCCGTACGGCGGCGGCGACCCGTACGCCGACTACCGGGTCGGGGACTTCCCCTTCACCGAACTCGTGGACCTGGCGGACCGCCGCCTCGGTGCGGGTGTCGTCGCCGCCAACGACGAGTTCTTCGCCGAGCGCGAGAACCTGCTCGTCCGCGAGCGCGCCGTCTTCGACCCCGAGCGCTTCGGCCACAAGGGCAAGATCATGGACGGCTGGGAGACCCGCCGCCGGCGTGGCACCGCCGAGGCCCCGTTCCCCGCGCCCGGGGAGCACGACTGGGCGCTGGTACGGCTCGGCGCCCCCGGCGTCATCCGCGGGATCATCGTCGACACCGCCCACTTCCGCGGCAACTACCCGCAGCGCGTCTCGGTCCAGGCCGCGGCCGTCGAGGGCTCCCCGAGCCCGGAGGAACTGCTCGCCGACGACGTGAAGTGGGAGGAGATCGTCCCGGAGACCCCCGTACGCGGCCACGCCGCCAACGGCTTCGAGATCACCGACGACCGCCGCTGGACCCACGTCCGGCTCTGCCAGCACCCCGACGGCGGTGTCGCCCGGCTCCGGGTGCACGGCGAGGTCGTCCCCGACCCGGCGTGGCTGGAGCTGCTCTCCACCGTCGACCTGATCTCGGTGCTCAACGGCGGTACCTACGAGGACGCGTCGGACCGCTTCTACTCCTCGCCGACCCAGATCATCCTGCCCGGCACCTCCCGCAAGATGGACGACGGCTGGGAGAACCGCCGCCGCCGGGTCCGCCACACCAACGACTGGGTGCGGTTCCGGCTGGCCGCCCAGGGCGCCGTGCGCGCCGTCGAGATCGACACGGCCTATCTGAAGGGCAACGCGGCGGGCTGGATCGCGCTCAGCGGGCGCGACGGCGAGACGGGCGAGTGGTTCGAGATCCTGCCGCGCACCCGGCTCCAGCCCGACACCTCGCACCGCTTCCCGCTGGACACCGAGGCGGTCGTCACGCACGTACGCCTGGACGCCTTCCCGGACGGCGGTGTGGCGAGGATGCGGCTGCACGGGACGTTCACCGCGGCGGGTATCGCGGAGCTGCGCAGCCGCTACTGA